AAAGGCAGCTCAACATTTCTCGCGTGAAAAAATCCCATTTATTACGATTACCGCGAATCATCAAAGTGAGTTGGCCAAGATGAGTACGATCTGTATCCAGGTGCCGAATGACGAAACAAAACATGCAAAGATCGGTACGTTTTCATCACAAATTGCCTTTGATTACGTGTTAAACGTGATTTATTCCTGTATTTTTCAAATCGACTACGCCAAAAACATGCAAATGACTACATATTCGTTGAAGAATTTCCAGTTGGATGAGTAATATGAGAGGGGGCCCTATTCTTGCGTCTTCCCTGCTAACAGAGGTTGCTGCCGCTGTCAAAGTGATGGAGAGACATCAGACCGGGTGTAAAAGCAGGAAATTACAACATACCAAAAAACCTTCAAGAACGAATTCTTGAAGGTTTTTTGGTATGGTTTTAGAGTACTTTCTCGAGGAAGCTGATCGTCCGTTCATTTTTTGGATTTCCGAATATTTCATCAGGAGTGCCCTGCTCTACAACATATCCACCGTCCATGAAGACAACCCGATCCGCAACTTCACGGGCAAAGCCCATTTCATGGGTCACGATAATCATCGTCATACCTTCGCTCGCAAGATCCTTCATTACACCAAGGACTTCGCCTACCATTTCGGGGTCAAGTGCCGAAGTTGGTTCATCGAATAACATAACGTCCGGATTCATGGCAAGCGCACGAGCGATCGCTACGCGTTGTTTTTGTCCGCCCGAAAGTTGGTTGGGATAGCTGTCTGCTTTATCCGACAAACCAACCCGATCCAGTAAACGGAGTGCCGTATCGCGTGCTTCCTGTTCTTTTAAAATCCCAAGTTCTCTGGGGGCAAACATAATATTTTTGAGCACGCTAAAATGAGGAAACAGGTTAAAGTGCTGAAATACCATACCTATGTTCTCGCGAGCTTTGTTAATGTTCGTTTTGGGATCATTTAAATCCCGATCATCTACGATAACCCGTCCAGCTGTGATCTCATCTAACTGGTTAATGCAGCGTAAAAACGTACTTTTACCTGAACCTGAAGGTCCAATGACACAGACAACTTCACCTTCGTTGACCGATATATCGATGCCCTTCAACACATGATTCGTGCCAAAACTTTTCTTTAATCCTTCTACTTTAATTTTACCCACGACGAACCCTCACCTCCAGGTAGTCAGCAATTTTAGTCAATGTGATGATAACAATCAGG
Above is a window of Paenibacillus sp. E222 DNA encoding:
- a CDS encoding amino acid ABC transporter ATP-binding protein; translated protein: MGKIKVEGLKKSFGTNHVLKGIDISVNEGEVVCVIGPSGSGKSTFLRCINQLDEITAGRVIVDDRDLNDPKTNINKARENIGMVFQHFNLFPHFSVLKNIMFAPRELGILKEQEARDTALRLLDRVGLSDKADSYPNQLSGGQKQRVAIARALAMNPDVMLFDEPTSALDPEMVGEVLGVMKDLASEGMTMIIVTHEMGFAREVADRVVFMDGGYVVEQGTPDEIFGNPKNERTISFLEKVL